The Solea senegalensis isolate Sse05_10M linkage group LG11, IFAPA_SoseM_1, whole genome shotgun sequence genomic interval TGTGTCcgtgtcctctctgtctgttttcctACCAACAGcatgacaacattaaaacattcttAATGTCTTATGcttcatttagtgcacatttatCTAACATTCATGCTGACAAATCTCCATTAGAGCTTATAATAAACATCTGTGGGTTGAAAACATTAGGGCTTTTTTGTGCTGCACAAATTGTGTTCAACAGTGGGGCAGGTTGAAGAAGGTTTAAAGCAAATTATGtttgtgatttatattgtgttaATATTCTTTTAAGGGTATTATTTCCTTTATGGTCAAACAGAAAAGATGACAGGAGAATGTGCTGTGCTGAAACAAGACGGACGTTTTGTGTACTATCTGGTAAAGAAGAAACAGTTCATTTCAAATTaacaatttgttgttttaaaattctagttactaataatgataatagtgtTACTGTTATTACCGTATATTGCAGAtcacaaagaaaaaagcaagCCAAAAACCCACCTATGACAGTCTGAGGCTGAGCCTGGAGGACATGAAGTCACACTGTGTAAAGAACGgagtgacaaaaatatcaatgCCTCGGTTTGTATTATCCTCCATTGTCAAGAGAGACAAAATAATTAGCATAATTCATTAAGTTACTGTTACATAAattaatgtgtatatatatatatatatatatatatatatatatatatatatatatatatatatatatatacacatacagtatatatatatatatatatgtatgtatgtatgtatatgtatgtgtgtgtataattattttttttgtctccttcctGACAGTATTGGCTGTGGCCTGGATCGACTGGAGTGGGCAAGAGTGTCTGTGATCCTAGAGCAGgtgttcaaacacacaaacatctccatCACAGTCTACAGCCTTCCAGTAAAAGCAGAGTCCACGGTGATGGAGGAAAACAGGCGCACATGAttgatgtaaatgtttggtTATTGTAATAATTGCATTTTGCACTTTTCTGTTATCGTTATTGCCACAGAATGTGGCTGTAACAGCGATTTCTCTTTCAGTGAGTAAATGTTATCTcacaaataaatatgttctTTGCACATCAAAGTCAGCTCAGCCCTCATGATCTTCCATGGCTGTCTCCTATTTTTATTGGACGTGAGTTAAGTTTTTAGCTATTTTACAACAGGATACTGAGCCTAAAATATCAAGTGACTCTTTGTTTGCCCATCCGTCCACTAGACAGTTCTGCTGTTGGTTTAgcaaactgtgtgtttgcatttcttTCTGGGCATTCTATAACGTTGAGAGTGCTCATTGTGGTCTCTGCAGATGGTTTAGATCTTGTCTGGTCCATTATTGATCTTTCTAATTGGGTATTGTACTTTAATGCAGCTGGGACACAACTGACGTACTGGATGtgagttaaaaaacaaatgggCTTGTGAGTCTGACACCACAAAGTCAATCCCACACGTCCATTTCCTCTTGCATTAGAAAGCCTTTTAACACATCACAAAGCCGAAGTGGATAGCAGCGAACTAACCTCGCACAATcgccattcatttatttaactgttAGAATTAAATAATCTCACTAAAGGTTGCCCCATTTAACTGTTAGACAACATGTGCTTCCAGTGAGAGTGATTACCATAAACCTCGGTAGCACTGAGACAGTTTGAACAGGCTCAGTATTTCGCTGTCTGtgaccctccctctctcctttggGGCACTTTCAATAATTCATGAGGAAAAGGCATTAACCACTGCGGCTGCCTGCCCATACTCCCTCATATATCCAGGCTGGCTGGAAGACTGTACTCACGGCATCGCTGCAACCAACCCCCG includes:
- the oard1 gene encoding ADP-ribose glycohydrolase OARD1 isoform X1, with amino-acid sequence MSGDVEEPVATDEPRSAENTWSLNYVTGNLFLGPQDEALAHCISEDCRMGAGIAVLFKRKFGGVAELKEQKKMTGECAVLKQDGRFVYYLCYCYYRILQITKKKASQKPTYDSLRLSLEDMKSHCVKNGVTKISMPRIGCGLDRLEWARVSVILEQVFKHTNISITVYSLPVKAESTVMEENRRT
- the oard1 gene encoding ADP-ribose glycohydrolase OARD1 isoform X2 encodes the protein MSGDVEEPVATDEPRSAENTWSLNYVTGNLFLGPQDEALAHCISEDCRMGAGIAVLFKRKFGGVAELKEQKKMTGECAVLKQDGRFVYYLITKKKASQKPTYDSLRLSLEDMKSHCVKNGVTKISMPRIGCGLDRLEWARVSVILEQVFKHTNISITVYSLPVKAESTVMEENRRT